The Methanosphaera sp. BMS genome contains a region encoding:
- a CDS encoding PhoU domain-containing protein: protein MPKNIKNNTLKEILDIILYEAPSTQDEIADKLNISRRYVTKLLKPLIDNEVIKKAYVVDLKKFNEVSEMYETNHSVPEYSGEFFIKQMLKEMGEQITKQFAWSFEALKTNDVDLAQKALDEDLNTNHMYNKIKSSTDTVISLDPYFEFNNTLMFNEIAYDMERIGDHICHIPKFVIEENKDVKEPVIDVLEEMYEMSNTMFQKAVKSSLKFDANIKEKMDRYERELTNLQKLATKKISSQMAKDEIDKKNSTYYLVLFRVVKSFERIGDISIEITEATTQFYIENQSNLNKGYNYLDKN, encoded by the coding sequence ATGCCAAAGAATATTAAAAATAATACATTGAAGGAAATATTGGACATTATCCTATATGAAGCCCCCTCAACACAGGATGAAATTGCTGACAAGTTGAATATCAGCAGGAGATATGTGACAAAGCTTCTTAAACCACTTATCGATAATGAGGTAATTAAAAAGGCTTATGTTGTTGACTTGAAGAAATTCAATGAAGTATCCGAGATGTATGAGACCAATCACTCCGTTCCTGAGTATTCGGGGGAATTCTTCATCAAGCAGATGCTTAAGGAGATGGGCGAACAGATTACAAAACAGTTTGCATGGTCATTTGAAGCTTTGAAGACAAATGATGTTGATCTGGCCCAGAAAGCGTTGGACGAGGATTTGAATACCAACCATATGTATAATAAGATCAAGTCATCCACGGATACTGTCATATCACTTGATCCCTACTTTGAATTCAATAATACGTTGATGTTCAATGAGATAGCCTATGATATGGAACGTATAGGTGACCATATCTGTCATATTCCAAAGTTTGTTATCGAGGAAAATAAGGATGTTAAGGAACCTGTCATTGATGTCTTGGAGGAAATGTATGAGATGAGCAATACCATGTTTCAAAAGGCTGTTAAGAGTTCCTTGAAGTTTGATGCCAACATCAAGGAGAAGATGGACAGGTATGAACGTGAGCTTACCAATCTTCAAAAACTTGCTACTAAGAAGATATCAAGTCAAATGGCCAAGGATGAGATTGATAAGAAAAATTCAACATATTATCTTGTATTGTTCAGGGTAGTTAAGTCATTTGAAAGGATTGGTGATATTTCCATTGAGATTACCGAGGCTACTACCCAGTTTTATATCGAAAACCAGTCCAACCTCAATAAGGGTTATAATTATTTGGATAAAAATTAG
- a CDS encoding fumarate hydratase — MITQRLITDTVCRLYKQAAIKLPDDVKSALKKAEEIEENDIAKLNLQSILKNISLAEEKSIPMCQDTGLPIIFVKLGKVEVENLEEAIIEGVKKATEETPLRTNVVDPLTRVNTGNNIGKGIPQINVELSDKPELEITVFPKGFGSENNNKMKMLLPGEGIDGIKEFFTESVLSAGGKPCPPTLIGVGIGGSSDMVMKLAKKALLRPVGTYNEDPRLEKLEKELLEIANSTGIGPMGLGGKTTTLDVKVELADTHTAGLPVGICVQCWAARHATEILRDE; from the coding sequence ATGATTACTCAAAGATTAATAACCGACACAGTTTGCAGATTATACAAACAGGCTGCAATTAAATTACCGGATGATGTTAAAAGTGCCTTGAAAAAAGCAGAAGAAATAGAGGAAAATGATATAGCCAAGTTAAATCTTCAATCCATCTTAAAGAATATATCTCTAGCAGAAGAAAAATCAATTCCAATGTGTCAGGACACGGGTCTGCCAATAATATTTGTAAAGCTTGGAAAGGTAGAAGTAGAAAACCTTGAAGAAGCAATAATCGAAGGGGTAAAAAAGGCCACAGAAGAAACGCCATTAAGAACAAACGTAGTTGACCCATTAACAAGGGTCAATACAGGAAACAATATAGGAAAAGGCATACCACAAATAAACGTTGAATTATCCGATAAACCAGAACTGGAAATAACAGTATTTCCAAAGGGATTCGGCTCCGAAAACAATAATAAAATGAAAATGCTACTGCCTGGTGAAGGAATAGATGGAATAAAGGAGTTCTTCACAGAAAGCGTATTGTCCGCAGGTGGAAAACCATGTCCACCAACACTCATAGGAGTAGGAATCGGCGGTTCATCAGATATGGTGATGAAACTGGCAAAAAAAGCATTGCTCAGGCCAGTAGGAACATACAATGAAGATCCAAGACTTGAAAAACTAGAAAAGGAATTGCTTGAAATAGCCAACTCCACAGGTATCGGACCAATGGGACTTGGAGGTAAAACAACAACACTTGACGTAAAAGTAGAACTTGCAGATACACACACCGCAGGATTACCTGTAGGAATATGTGTACAATGCTGGGCTGCAAGACATGCTACCGAAATCCTTAGGGATGAATAG
- a CDS encoding YigZ family protein: protein MAVEEVLAGKMVERKSKFYAHLYKIDNMDSDVEQIRKIHNKKYKKAAHHCYAVLLDDNEDQRNDGEVGSPGRVLMELLHEYNLNGYMIMVSRIFGGIKLGQGGVSRAFRNAGRGVIKAYLETI from the coding sequence ATGGCAGTAGAAGAGGTACTAGCAGGTAAAATGGTTGAACGCAAATCCAAATTCTATGCACACCTATACAAGATAGATAATATGGACAGTGACGTAGAACAAATCAGAAAAATACATAACAAGAAGTATAAAAAGGCGGCACATCACTGCTATGCGGTATTGTTGGATGATAATGAAGATCAAAGAAATGATGGGGAGGTAGGCTCTCCAGGACGAGTACTCATGGAATTATTGCATGAATACAATCTCAACGGATATATGATTATGGTCTCCAGAATATTCGGTGGAATAAAACTAGGACAGGGAGGAGTCTCACGCGCTTTTAGAAATGCCGGAAGAGGTGTCATAAAAGCATATCTTGAAACTATATAA
- a CDS encoding ERF family protein, whose amino-acid sequence MFTENIYKDDMPVHLLSKIMQARKMFKDKGITKSGYNHFQNFAYYELKDIIPDAIEICIELKIATLFTYENNQYKLKVYDLENREETEFCMPGKDYKNEGNINNQLQNLGKIQTYIRRYLYMQFLDITENDVVDASKPKLKHPIS is encoded by the coding sequence ATGTTTACGGAGAACATATATAAAGACGACATGCCTGTACATCTTTTATCAAAGATAATGCAGGCAAGAAAAATGTTTAAAGACAAAGGAATAACAAAATCAGGATATAATCACTTCCAAAACTTCGCATACTATGAACTCAAAGACATAATCCCTGATGCAATCGAAATATGCATAGAACTGAAAATAGCAACACTATTCACATACGAAAACAACCAGTATAAATTAAAAGTCTATGATCTTGAAAACAGGGAGGAAACGGAATTCTGCATGCCAGGAAAGGATTATAAAAATGAGGGAAACATAAACAATCAATTGCAGAACTTGGGAAAAATACAGACATACATCAGAAGATATCTGTATATGCAATTTTTGGACATTACGGAAAACGACGTGGTTGACGCAAGCAAACCAAAACTAAAACATCCAATAAGTTAG